In Deltaproteobacteria bacterium, a genomic segment contains:
- a CDS encoding glutamyl-tRNA reductase: protein MARPARRDRHDPRLRGPLRVVRLRAHDLSRQARRELRLSVTRDLCIVGVNHRTAPVALRERLAFPADGLATALGELKAVPGVKEAAIVSTCNRVEVVTGTSVPTAMVAGEVESYLERVREVERSAFAPHLYVHHGRDAIRHLFRVAASLDSMVVGEPQILGQMKEQYVAAAAAGTSGPVLHKAFHRAFTVAKRVRTETAIASKSVSVASVAADLTRTIFETFEDKTVMLIGAGKMSQLVARHLRARGSGDIMVTTRTFDNAVALAREFGGLPIPFERLGEYLKHADIVVGSAGAVDHLVGPQIVQEVLRARKQRPMFFIDLAVPRNFDPAINELDNVYVYDMDDLARTSADNTGEREREALRAEAIIEDEVERFVRWLAGLDVVPTIVALREKVETIRKAELEKALLSLQDAAPRHRALLDALTSSIVNKILHGPLASLKREGAPDDPDLVASVRRLFDLQIPQAPVADEPEEKT, encoded by the coding sequence GTGAACCATCGCACCGCGCCGGTCGCGCTGCGCGAGCGTCTGGCGTTCCCGGCGGACGGGCTCGCGACGGCGCTCGGCGAGCTCAAGGCGGTGCCCGGCGTGAAGGAGGCGGCGATCGTCTCCACCTGCAACCGCGTGGAGGTGGTGACCGGCACGTCGGTGCCGACCGCGATGGTGGCCGGCGAGGTCGAGTCGTACCTCGAGCGCGTACGCGAGGTGGAGCGCTCGGCGTTCGCGCCGCACCTCTACGTCCACCACGGTCGCGACGCGATCCGGCACCTCTTCCGGGTGGCCGCGAGCCTCGACTCGATGGTCGTCGGCGAGCCGCAGATCCTCGGCCAGATGAAGGAGCAGTACGTCGCGGCCGCGGCGGCCGGGACGTCGGGCCCGGTGCTGCACAAGGCGTTTCACCGCGCCTTCACGGTCGCGAAGCGCGTCCGCACCGAGACCGCCATCGCCAGTAAGTCGGTGTCGGTGGCGTCGGTCGCGGCGGATCTGACGCGCACGATCTTCGAGACCTTCGAGGACAAGACTGTGATGCTGATCGGCGCCGGCAAGATGAGCCAGCTCGTCGCCCGGCACCTCCGGGCACGCGGCAGCGGCGACATCATGGTGACGACCCGCACCTTCGACAACGCGGTCGCGCTGGCCCGCGAGTTCGGCGGGCTGCCGATCCCGTTCGAGCGCCTCGGCGAGTACCTGAAGCACGCCGACATCGTCGTCGGCTCCGCGGGCGCCGTCGACCACCTCGTCGGCCCGCAAATCGTCCAGGAGGTCCTGCGGGCCCGCAAGCAGCGGCCGATGTTCTTCATCGACCTCGCCGTTCCCCGCAACTTCGACCCCGCGATCAACGAGCTCGACAACGTCTACGTCTACGACATGGACGACCTCGCCCGCACGAGCGCCGACAACACCGGCGAGCGCGAGCGCGAGGCGCTGCGCGCCGAGGCGATCATCGAGGACGAGGTCGAGCGGTTCGTGCGCTGGCTCGCCGGCCTCGACGTCGTACCGACGATCGTGGCGCTGCGGGAGAAGGTCGAGACCATTCGCAAGGCCGAGCTCGAGAAGGCGCTGCTGTCGCTCCAGGACGCGGCGCCGCGCCACCGCGCGCTGCTCGACGCGCTGACGTCTTCGATCGTGAACAAGATCCTGCACGGGCCGCTCGCCTCCTTGAAGCGCGAGGGCGCGCCCGACGACCCCGACCTCGTCGCCAGCGTCCGCCGCCTCTTCGACCTGCAGATCCCGCAGGCGCCGGTCGCGGACGAGCCCGAGGAGAAGACGTGA
- a CDS encoding FAD-dependent oxidoreductase has protein sequence MPDKIDEADYTRRGTLKVDQPVALPEVVDVFVAGGGPAGTAAAVRCKELGLSCLVVDYDDLMKRIRDYPKEKQILPSYGGGDKLQFPAGGPMLAALAFDDIDKDDLVRVWKAKYKEYGLTAKIGHEFTGLDRLPEGAWSVRTWNHRTGEEERYQARNVLLAIGAGVPRRFDIPGNTDGIAFRLDDAKDYVGKPALVIGGGTSAAEAVIAISGVKTAAEDQTAVYWSYRGGSMPKVSKALSDVFFTAYIGNGNVRYLAFSEPVAVVTCDDKLDYLSVRIDRKVSQGRPCETVHLEFSKDQVVACIGEDLPVKLLQGCGIKIPLVNNRPQMLVNHDGEVSLTGVFLVGDARGPKYLRCRDFGDSSSYEQVVEKRNIKAAMVDAVKAVEVIAARAGMDVPKSDVAPTAAPAPPKPAAAAASAPPPAAVVPPAPAHAEAAKRPASEVQLVSLHPDDSPEETFPLTKDRVAIGKKAPDIACADDVYMADTHALLARRDDEYVLEDQSGGAGVWLRARGQAGRPLAANDLVWIGAQILMVVKQGSGWAAIHFNAEGVQRETYPIPDKGLIVGRVEAVFLDKADLSLSRRHAQFRIEGGKLGIFDLGSKNGTYVKLLAPAPLANGDEFRVASKRFRFERFAQVSKLPPSDVVAETSVAAAPAAAAAAPVAAAAAAAAAEPAAPAAAPAAAAGGLVAALDYEAYKLTIPVAADQDLLHAYFHELVTRFPDCKVGKDGAPRDHHEEPLDWECKIGQCGLCTVEIVEGADNFVPPDPGGMERPTIEKVRQLDWDPKKYRLACVAKIKGPVKLTIPPA, from the coding sequence ATGCCTGACAAGATTGACGAGGCGGATTACACCCGCCGAGGCACGCTGAAGGTCGACCAACCGGTCGCCCTTCCCGAAGTCGTCGACGTCTTCGTCGCGGGCGGCGGACCCGCCGGAACCGCGGCGGCGGTGCGCTGCAAGGAGCTCGGACTCTCCTGCCTGGTCGTCGACTACGACGATCTGATGAAGCGCATCCGCGACTACCCGAAGGAGAAGCAGATCCTTCCGAGCTACGGGGGCGGCGACAAGCTCCAGTTCCCGGCCGGTGGCCCGATGCTCGCGGCGCTCGCGTTCGACGACATCGACAAGGACGATCTCGTGAGGGTGTGGAAGGCCAAGTACAAGGAGTACGGCCTCACCGCGAAGATCGGCCACGAGTTCACGGGGCTCGACCGGTTGCCCGAGGGCGCGTGGAGCGTGCGTACGTGGAATCACCGGACCGGGGAGGAAGAGCGCTACCAGGCGCGCAACGTTCTCCTCGCGATCGGCGCCGGCGTGCCGCGCCGCTTCGACATCCCGGGCAACACCGACGGCATCGCGTTCCGTCTCGACGACGCGAAGGACTACGTCGGGAAACCCGCCCTGGTGATCGGCGGCGGCACGTCCGCGGCGGAGGCGGTCATCGCCATCTCGGGCGTCAAGACTGCGGCCGAGGACCAGACCGCGGTCTACTGGTCGTATCGCGGCGGCAGCATGCCGAAGGTATCGAAGGCGCTCTCGGACGTCTTCTTCACGGCGTACATCGGGAACGGCAACGTTCGCTACCTCGCCTTCTCGGAGCCCGTGGCGGTCGTCACCTGCGACGACAAGCTCGACTACCTGTCGGTGCGGATCGATCGCAAGGTCTCTCAAGGCAGGCCGTGCGAGACCGTTCATCTCGAGTTCTCGAAGGACCAGGTGGTGGCCTGCATCGGCGAGGACCTGCCGGTGAAGCTCCTGCAGGGCTGCGGCATCAAGATTCCGCTCGTCAACAACCGCCCGCAGATGCTGGTGAACCACGACGGCGAGGTGTCGCTCACGGGGGTCTTCCTGGTCGGCGACGCGCGCGGGCCGAAGTACCTCCGCTGCCGCGACTTCGGCGACTCGAGCTCGTACGAGCAGGTCGTCGAGAAGCGCAACATCAAGGCCGCCATGGTCGACGCGGTGAAGGCGGTCGAGGTGATCGCCGCGCGCGCCGGCATGGACGTGCCGAAGTCCGACGTGGCGCCGACGGCGGCGCCCGCGCCGCCGAAACCGGCGGCGGCGGCCGCGAGCGCACCGCCGCCCGCGGCCGTCGTGCCGCCGGCGCCGGCGCACGCCGAGGCCGCCAAGCGTCCGGCGAGCGAGGTGCAGCTGGTGAGCCTCCATCCCGACGACTCGCCGGAGGAGACGTTTCCGCTCACGAAGGATCGAGTCGCGATCGGCAAGAAGGCGCCGGACATCGCCTGCGCCGACGACGTCTACATGGCCGACACGCACGCGCTCCTCGCCCGCCGGGACGACGAGTACGTGCTCGAGGACCAGAGCGGCGGGGCCGGCGTCTGGCTCCGCGCCAGAGGGCAGGCGGGCCGGCCGCTCGCGGCGAACGATCTCGTCTGGATCGGCGCGCAGATCCTCATGGTCGTGAAGCAGGGAAGCGGCTGGGCCGCCATCCACTTCAACGCCGAGGGCGTGCAGCGGGAGACCTATCCGATCCCCGACAAGGGTCTCATCGTCGGCCGGGTCGAGGCCGTGTTCCTCGACAAGGCGGATCTCAGCCTGTCGCGGCGCCACGCGCAGTTCCGCATCGAAGGCGGGAAGCTCGGCATCTTCGATCTCGGCAGCAAGAACGGCACGTACGTGAAGCTCCTGGCGCCGGCCCCGCTCGCGAACGGCGACGAGTTCCGGGTCGCGAGCAAGCGGTTCCGCTTCGAGCGATTCGCGCAGGTGTCGAAGCTCCCGCCGAGCGACGTCGTCGCCGAGACGTCGGTCGCCGCCGCGCCGGCCGCTGCCGCCGCCGCGCCGGTCGCTGCCGCGGCGGCCGCCGCCGCGGCGGAGCCGGCCGCTCCCGCCGCGGCACCGGCCGCCGCCGCGGGCGGCCTCGTCGCCGCGCTCGACTACGAAGCGTACAAGCTCACGATCCCGGTCGCGGCGGATCAGGACCTGCTGCACGCGTATTTCCACGAGCTCGTCACGCGCTTTCCCGATTGCAAGGTCGGCAAGGACGGCGCGCCGCGCGATCACCACGAAGAGCCGCTCGATTGGGAGTGCAAGATCGGCCAGTGCGGGCTCTGCACCGTCGAGATCGTCGAGGGCGCCGACAACTTCGTGCCCCCCGACCCGGGCGGCATGGAACGTCCCACCATCGAGAAGGTGCGCCAGCTCGACTGGGATCCCAAGAAGTATCGATTGGCGTGCGTCGCGAAGATCAAAGGTCCCGTGAAGTTGACGATTCCACCCGCCTGA
- the cobA gene encoding uroporphyrinogen-III C-methyltransferase codes for MRRGGRHRYAARRGPPHARRRRARGARRREPSVSVAGRVSLVGAGPGDPGLLTLHGKRCLEGADVVIYDALSNPSLLAFTRPGCEVIFTGKHGSGVRLTQAQITEAMLAHARAGRWVVRLKGGDPFVFGRGGEEALACVRAGVPFEVVPGVTAAVAAPAYAGIPLTHRDHASVVSFVTGHEAEREGDRAVPWDALARQGGTLVLYMSVLQLAANLESLTAAGLEPATPAAAIRWGTTARQRVVRGTVATLPALVAAAELRPPALVVIGGVVGLGAELGWFERRPLFGRRIVVTRPRGQAQAFAALLESEGAEVVSLPTIAPAPPESFAACDAALADLGRYAWLVLTSPHGVEVFFDRLRALGRDVRELAGVAIAAIGPATAAGVTARGLRVALTPAEYRAEAVADGIVARGVCGKRVLLARAAGARGVLPGRLRAAGAVVDDVPTYRTAVPPEAASAPAIFAGSPRPDLVTFTSSSTVTHFVGLFPGREPSAVLAGVAVGCIGPVTAATARDLGLPVDVEPKAYTVPAFAAAIVDYFRAHPPASA; via the coding sequence ATGCGACGCGGCGGTCGACATCGGTACGCGGCTCGCCGAGGCCCTCCTCACGCGCGGCGCCGCCGAGCTCGTGGCGCGCGCCGGCGCGAGCCGTCCGTGAGCGTCGCCGGCCGCGTCAGCCTCGTCGGCGCCGGACCGGGCGACCCGGGGCTCCTCACGCTGCACGGCAAGCGCTGTCTCGAGGGCGCCGACGTCGTGATCTACGACGCGCTCTCCAACCCGAGCCTGCTCGCGTTCACCCGCCCCGGGTGCGAGGTGATCTTCACCGGCAAGCACGGCTCCGGCGTGCGCCTGACGCAAGCCCAGATCACCGAGGCGATGCTCGCGCACGCGCGCGCGGGCCGCTGGGTCGTGCGCCTCAAAGGCGGCGATCCGTTCGTGTTCGGCCGCGGCGGAGAGGAGGCGCTCGCGTGCGTGCGGGCCGGAGTCCCGTTCGAGGTGGTGCCGGGGGTCACGGCGGCCGTCGCGGCGCCGGCCTACGCGGGGATTCCGCTCACCCATCGCGACCACGCCTCGGTCGTGAGCTTCGTGACGGGGCACGAGGCCGAGCGCGAGGGCGACCGCGCCGTGCCGTGGGACGCGCTCGCGCGCCAGGGCGGCACGCTCGTGCTCTACATGAGCGTCCTGCAGCTCGCGGCCAACCTCGAGAGCCTGACGGCCGCCGGGCTCGAGCCCGCGACGCCCGCCGCGGCGATCCGCTGGGGCACGACCGCCCGGCAGCGCGTGGTCCGCGGCACCGTCGCGACGCTGCCGGCGCTCGTGGCGGCGGCCGAGCTGCGGCCGCCGGCGCTCGTCGTGATCGGCGGCGTCGTCGGGCTCGGCGCGGAGCTCGGCTGGTTCGAGCGGCGTCCGCTCTTCGGTCGTCGCATCGTCGTGACGCGGCCGCGCGGACAGGCGCAGGCGTTCGCCGCGCTCCTCGAAAGCGAAGGCGCCGAGGTGGTGTCGCTGCCGACGATCGCCCCCGCACCGCCCGAGTCCTTCGCCGCGTGCGACGCCGCGCTCGCCGACCTCGGCCGGTACGCGTGGCTGGTGCTCACGAGCCCGCACGGCGTCGAGGTGTTCTTCGACCGCCTGCGTGCGCTCGGCCGCGACGTGCGCGAGCTCGCGGGCGTCGCGATCGCGGCGATCGGTCCGGCGACCGCGGCCGGCGTCACGGCGCGCGGTCTGCGCGTGGCGCTCACGCCCGCCGAGTACCGCGCCGAGGCGGTCGCCGACGGCATCGTCGCGCGCGGCGTCTGCGGGAAGCGGGTGCTGCTCGCCCGCGCCGCGGGCGCACGCGGCGTACTGCCGGGACGCTTGCGGGCGGCCGGCGCGGTCGTCGACGACGTTCCGACCTACCGCACGGCCGTGCCGCCGGAGGCCGCCAGCGCGCCCGCGATCTTCGCCGGCTCGCCGCGTCCCGACCTCGTCACCTTCACGAGCTCGAGCACGGTCACGCACTTCGTGGGGCTCTTCCCGGGCCGCGAACCGAGTGCGGTGCTCGCGGGCGTCGCCGTCGGCTGCATCGGTCCGGTGACGGCGGCGACGGCGCGCGACCTCGGGCTCCCGGTCGACGTCGAGCCGAAAGCGTACACGGTGCCGGCCTTCGCCGCCGCGATCGTCGACTACTTCCGCGCGCATCCTCCCGCGTCGGCGTAG
- the hemC gene encoding hydroxymethylbilane synthase, with protein MSADPLRLGTRGSALALRQSGMVAAEIERRGTPVELVTIRTSGDVATGSLAALGGKGLFVKEIEEALLRGRIDLAVHSLKDVPAVLPAGLEIAATPPRADPRDVVISPFGVGLERLPAGMRVGTSSLRRRAQLAALRPDLGVVDMRGNVDTRLRKLGAGEADAILLAAAGLERLGLAPAGLVAIPAARFLPAIGQGILALEVRCDDAAARAVAAALDDAPTRAAATAERAFLAAIGGDCHTPLAAYAAVHGGQLRMQAIVASVDGREILGDAFDGPCDAAVDIGTRLAEALLTRGAAELVARAGASRP; from the coding sequence GTGAGCGCCGACCCGCTTCGTCTCGGCACGCGCGGCAGCGCGCTCGCGCTCCGCCAGTCCGGCATGGTCGCGGCGGAGATCGAGCGCCGCGGCACGCCCGTCGAGCTCGTCACGATCCGCACGAGCGGCGACGTCGCGACCGGGAGCCTTGCCGCGCTCGGCGGCAAGGGCCTCTTCGTGAAGGAGATCGAGGAAGCGTTGCTGCGCGGGCGCATCGACCTCGCGGTGCACTCGCTGAAGGACGTCCCGGCGGTCCTGCCCGCCGGGCTCGAGATCGCGGCGACGCCTCCGCGCGCCGACCCGCGCGACGTGGTGATCTCGCCGTTCGGCGTCGGACTCGAACGGCTGCCGGCCGGCATGCGGGTCGGCACGTCGAGTCTCCGCCGGAGGGCTCAGCTCGCGGCGCTGCGGCCCGACCTCGGCGTCGTCGACATGCGCGGCAACGTCGACACGCGCCTGCGCAAGCTCGGGGCGGGCGAGGCCGATGCCATCCTGCTCGCCGCGGCCGGGCTCGAGCGCCTCGGTCTCGCGCCCGCCGGGCTCGTGGCGATCCCGGCGGCGCGTTTCCTGCCCGCGATCGGCCAGGGCATCCTCGCGCTCGAGGTGCGATGCGACGATGCGGCGGCGCGCGCCGTCGCCGCCGCCCTCGACGATGCCCCGACCCGCGCCGCCGCGACCGCCGAGCGTGCCTTCCTCGCGGCGATCGGCGGCGATTGCCACACGCCGCTCGCGGCGTATGCCGCCGTTCACGGCGGTCAGCTTCGCATGCAGGCGATCGTGGCGTCGGTCGACGGCCGCGAGATCCTCGGCGACGCCTTCGACGGGCCATGCGACGCGGCGGTCGACATCGGTACGCGGCTCGCCGAGGCCCTCCTCACGCGCGGCGCCGCCGAGCTCGTGGCGCGCGCCGGCGCGAGCCGTCCGTGA